Proteins from a genomic interval of Pristis pectinata isolate sPriPec2 chromosome 21, sPriPec2.1.pri, whole genome shotgun sequence:
- the tbl2 gene encoding transducin beta-like protein 2 — MEPFAVVALSLFLGALILLIAAVVSGSRKSLPPEGGSGEEDSKVSNGVSEKNVASKKQKLLRSRKEKLQQHVFTHPLLATSLKGHSANISCLDFSSNGKYLASCADDRTVRIWSTKDFLERDHRCMRANIELDHATHVCFSPDSRAFITWLANEETIRVFKMIKKDDGSFTFTAAPEDFPKRHKAPIVNIRIAETGKFIMSASNDTTILIWDLKGEVLATINTNQMNNAFATVSPCGRFVASCGFTPDVKVWEVCFTKSGEFREVARAFDLKGHSAGIYSFAFSNDSRRMATISKDGTWKLWDTDVQYKQQQDPYLLLTMKCDISDSCRIALSPDARVVAISNGFNITMHNAKTGRQEEEFLNVHGEEIADLAFDINSRFLVSCGDRAIRVFHNVVGYHAVIEEMEGRLKKATTDAMRERLQQQIDDAKSALDAVCTKKQ; from the exons ATGGAGCCGTTCGCCGTCGTTGCTCTGTCCCTCTTCCTCGGGGCGCTCATTTTGCTGATCGCGGCGGTGGTGAGCGGGTCGCGGAAGAGCCTACCGCCGGAGGGCGGCAGTGGTGAAG AAGACAGTAAAGTCAGTAATGGTGTGAGTGAGAAAAATGTGGCATCAAAGAAACAAAAGTTACTACGTTCACGCAAAGAAAAGTTGCAGCAGCATGTGTTTACCCACCCATTGCTGGCCACTTCACTGAAG GGCCACAGCGCAAATATCAGCTGCCTGGATTTTAGTAGCAATGGGAAATATCTAGCCTCCTGTGCTGATGACCGTACAGTTCGAATTTGGAGTACAAAAGATTTTCTTGAGCGTGATCATCGTTGTATGCGAGCTAACATTGAACTTGATCATGCTACACATGTCTGTTTCAGCCCTGACTCCAG AGCCTTCATCACATGGCTAGCAAATGAAGAAACAATCCgagtttttaaaatgataaaaaaggATGATGGTTCGTTCACATTCACTGCTGCACCTGAAGACTTCCCAAAGAGGCACAAAGCTCCTATTGTGAACATTAGAATTGCAGAAACAG GAAAGTTCATTATGTCTGCCTCCAATGATACTACCATCCTAATCTGGGATCTGAAAGGAGAGGTTCTTGCTACAATTAACACTAATCAGATGAACAATGCTTTTGCTACTGTGTCTCCATGTGGAAG ATTTGTGGCCTCATGTGGTTTCACACCAGATGTGAAGGTTTGGGAAGTATGTTTTACCAAATCGGGAGAGTTCCGAGAAGTGGCAAGAGCCTTTGATCTCAAGGGGCATTCAGCTGGGATTTACTCATTTGCTTTCTCCAATGACTCCAGAAG AATGGCAACAATTTCTAAAGATGGCACCTGGAAGCTGTGGGACACCGATGTTCAGTACAAGCAGCAACAGGACCCGTACTTGTTGTTAACTATGAAGTGTGATATTTCTGATTCCTGCCGAATCGCTCTTTCTCCGGATGCCAGGGTGGTAGCTATCTCCAATGGCTTCAATATCACAATGCACAACGCCAAGACGGGCAGGCAGGAGGAAGAATTTCTCAATGTGCacggggaggagattgctgaccTGGCTTTTGATATTAACAGTAGGTTTTTGGTTTCCTGTGGTGATCGTGCCATCCGGGTCTTCCACAATGTGGTGGGTTACCATGCAGTTATTGAAGAAATGGAAGGCAGACTAAAGAAAGCAACAACAGACGCAATGCGGGAGAGGTTGCAGCAGCAGATCGATGATGCAAAGAGTGCGTTAGATGCAGTTTGTACAAagaaacaataa